The sequence below is a genomic window from Uranotaenia lowii strain MFRU-FL chromosome 2, ASM2978415v1, whole genome shotgun sequence.
CGCTTTCTGCCGTCGACAGCGAGCTGTACGACTTGATGTTGCCATCTTCACCAaactacaagaaaaaaaacacctttaTTGTCAAACATGATCACTTAAAGAGCAGTATTTAACCAACCTTCTGTCCGGAAGCCCACTTGGAACTGCTGGACCAGGACTTGGTCCGTTGGAAAGCTCCCGATCCGAATCCACCTGTTGCTCCGACATTATCTCCATCGGCTCCTGCTCCGAAACGGTTCTCCGTTTCAATGGCCGAGCTCCCCGAAACTGCTCCGTTGTAGGCGTTCTTGGCCTGCAGTTTTGCCAACCGCTCGGATTCGCTCATCAGCCCGGTGAGGTCGTTGTTGTCTCCGAACTCCATTCCGGTGGCACCGAAGCGCATTCCGAGGGCGTCGTTCACTATCGGATATTGCTGCTGGTGGTAGCTGCTGCCCGTTTTTGAGGCCTGTTGGTGTCGGTAGGCGCTATGCTGTGAGTCTGCCGATGAGTAGCGTCCTTGGTTGATCGGGTAGTAGGATCCTCCGCTGGCAGAAGACGCTTGTTGGCGACTCTGTTCTTGGGCAGTGTATTGGGAGCTACTAGAAACGGGTTGAAAGGCTATCGGAGTGTACGAAGCTCTCTGCTGATGTTGCTGTTGTGCGGTGTATTTAGAGGATGACTCCGAGGAAGAGCTACCGGCGATGGGTGCAATTGGAGCGTAGGCACCAGCAGCTGTTTGAGTATTTCTTTGATCAAAGGTGGAGTATTTGGAAACAGTGCCAGAGCCTTGATTCAAAGGAATCGGAGTGTAGACAGAGCCTCGACGAGCATAATCTTCTTGGCGTTCATCAACTCGATTGGACACGGAGCTGACTTCGGAAGATCGCACTTGAGATTCTGCCGTACGCTCAGATGATGCAGCGTGGCTACCGTAAGCGGATTGATAAACGGGACGATAAGACCCACGATAGATGGAAGCCGACTGGGCAGCTTGATCTTGTTTGttcgaaaaaacttgaacaGGCTGCTGATGTCCAGCAACGGAACTGTACTGTTGTTCTTCGACAGCGCTAGAATGAGATGAAGTACGTGCAGGGTAGACGACTTTCACTGGAGTATAGACATTTCCTTCCGCGTCAGAAAAACGAGCCGAAGTATCTAAGGTACTCGTGTAAATGGGAACTTGAACAGGTTTACTGTAGACTACGTAGGTACCCGAAGGAGCATATCTCTGGTAACCGTCTTGTCGACCTGCTGCTGCATACTTAGCTGAATGATCACTTGCAGTGGAATGAACAGGAATAACCGGCTGCTGAACTGAGGCTGTTTCAGAGGCGGCAGCATAGCTAGATCTTGAACTGTATGCATTACCCGTTTCTACCGGGACGCCATAAGCTGCAGTGGTTAGTTTACGATTAGCAGAGCTGCTGTAGCTGCCACTTTGCGATTCTTGTCCAATTGGGTAAGCAGCCGAATACACTGGCTGAACAACAGTCGCACCGGAAGCAGTGCCGAAGTTTGATCTAGTCTTAACGCCCTCAGAATCAACAATCAAATTCAGCGGTTGACCACCGGATGCCACGCTGGAAGAGCTCTGTCGATGAGATGAGCTAACATAGCTCGATTTTGAAGCTCCTGCGATAGGCTGAACTGCGTGCACGGCTGATTCCTGACGGGAGCTTGCCTGATACTTGGagttactgctgctgctgcttgagcCAGAACCGGTGTTGGTAAATCCAACAATTCCTTGTCCCAAAGTTTCAGCATCGCTGGCATCCGacaatctgaaaatttgaaaaggttttaGTTCGGtgttactcttttttttttctttcaaaaatcactCACCCAGTAGAAGTGAAGCAAAGTGTTCCACAGGGATCCGTTAAAGGGGCTGATCCACCGATGCGAGCCAATCTTTCGGCAGCACCTTTTCTTGCTGCGTGGACAGAGGCCTCATGTTGGGAATAGTGTCTAAAATATAAGGGAAAAAATCAATACGAActctatttttaagaaaaattacaatCCTCAATATTTTTTCGTCCTACAAAAATCCGTACTTACAGTCCCTTTATATTATCTAAGCTGGAAGAGCCAGAATCCAAAGCCCAAATGAATTGATTGGTTGAAAGGACGAAAGCATGCGTTTTAAAAAGTCGAATGGAAAGCCATggtgaaaaataaatcgaaaaataaaaatttactacTTTGAACTTATAGAAAGTCTCTCAGATGCATGAAATATAACACTTACTGGTTGTATCGATAGCCGGTGTTTTGGTCGTTGTTCCACGTGGTTacatctggaaaaaaaaatcaatcaaaattgttctatgaaaattaaacttaattatgtatgttatttttgaaaattttgtaaattttgtaaattttgtaaattttgtaaattttgtaaattttgtaaattttgtaaattttgtaaattttgtaaattttgtaaattttgtaaattttgtaaattttgtaaattttgtaaattttgtaaattttgtaaattttgtaaattttgtaaattttgtaaattttgtaaattttgtaaattttgtaaattttgtaaattttgtaaattttgtaaattttgtaaattttgtaaattttgtaaattttgtaaattttgtaaattttgtaaattttgtaatttttttaaattttgtaaattttgtaaattttgtaaattttgtaaattttgtaaattttgtaaattttgtaaattttgtaaattttgtaaattttgtaaattttgtaaattttgtaaattttgtaaattttgtaaattttgtaaattttgtaatttttttaaattttgtaaattttgtaaattttgtaaattttgtaaattttgtaaattttgtaaattttgtaaattttgtaaattttgtaaattttgtaaattttgtaaattttgtaaattttgtaaattttgtaaattttgtaaattttgtaaattttgtaaattttgtaaattttgtaaattttgtaaattttgtaaattttgtaaattttgtaaattttgtaaattttgtaaattttgtaaattttgtaaattttgtaaattttgtaaattttgtaaattttgtaaattttgtaaattttgtaaattttgtaaattttgtaaattttgtaaattttgtaaattttgtaaattttgtaaattttgtaaattttgtaaattttgtaaattttgtaaattttgtaaattttgtaaattttgtaaattttgtaaattttgtaaattttgtaaattttgtaaattttgtaaattttgtaaattttgtaaattttgtaaattttgtaaattttgtaaattttgtaaattttgtaaattttgtaaattttgtaaatttggaaattttgtaaattttgtaaattttgtaaattttgtaaattttgtaaattttgtaaattttgtaaattttgtaaattttgtaaattttgtaaattttgtaaattttttaaattttgtaaattttgtaaattttgtaaattttgtaaattttgtaa
It includes:
- the LOC129748471 gene encoding hornerin-like isoform X2, translated to MIRSTLLSVLLIGSCFADVTTWNNDQNTGYRYNQHYSQHEASVHAARKGAAERLARIGGSAPLTDPCGTLCFTSTGLSDASDAETLGQGIVGFTNTGSGSSSSSSNSKYQASSRQESAVHAVQPIAGASKSSYVSSSHRQSSSSVASGGQPLNLIVDSEGVKTRSNFGTASGATVVQPVYSAAYPIGQESQSGSYSSSANRKLTTAAYGVPVETGNAYSSRSSYAAASETASVQQPVIPVHSTASDHSAKYAAAGRQDGYQRYAPSGTYVVYSKPVQVPIYTSTLDTSARFSDAEGNVYTPVKVVYPARTSSHSSAVEEQQYSSVAGHQQPVQVFSNKQDQAAQSASIYRGSYRPVYQSAYGSHAASSERTAESQVRSSEVSSVSNRVDERQEDYARRGSVYTPIPLNQGSGTVSKYSTFDQRNTQTAAGAYAPIAPIAGSSSSESSSKYTAQQQHQQRASYTPIAFQPVSSSSQYTAQEQSRQQASSASGGSYYPINQGRYSSADSQHSAYRHQQASKTGSSYHQQQYPIVNDALGMRFGATGMEFGDNNDLTGLMSESERLAKLQAKNAYNGAVSGSSAIETENRFGAGADGDNVGATGGFGSGAFQRTKSWSSSSKWASGQKFGEDGNIKSYSSLSTAESEQHNVNGKKTGYKAATTTLEDDGKVSTYSLHTP
- the LOC129748471 gene encoding hornerin-like isoform X1, giving the protein MIRSTLLSVLLIGSCFADVTTWNNDQNTGYRYNHLDNIKGLHYSQHEASVHAARKGAAERLARIGGSAPLTDPCGTLCFTSTGLSDASDAETLGQGIVGFTNTGSGSSSSSSNSKYQASSRQESAVHAVQPIAGASKSSYVSSSHRQSSSSVASGGQPLNLIVDSEGVKTRSNFGTASGATVVQPVYSAAYPIGQESQSGSYSSSANRKLTTAAYGVPVETGNAYSSRSSYAAASETASVQQPVIPVHSTASDHSAKYAAAGRQDGYQRYAPSGTYVVYSKPVQVPIYTSTLDTSARFSDAEGNVYTPVKVVYPARTSSHSSAVEEQQYSSVAGHQQPVQVFSNKQDQAAQSASIYRGSYRPVYQSAYGSHAASSERTAESQVRSSEVSSVSNRVDERQEDYARRGSVYTPIPLNQGSGTVSKYSTFDQRNTQTAAGAYAPIAPIAGSSSSESSSKYTAQQQHQQRASYTPIAFQPVSSSSQYTAQEQSRQQASSASGGSYYPINQGRYSSADSQHSAYRHQQASKTGSSYHQQQYPIVNDALGMRFGATGMEFGDNNDLTGLMSESERLAKLQAKNAYNGAVSGSSAIETENRFGAGADGDNVGATGGFGSGAFQRTKSWSSSSKWASGQKFGEDGNIKSYSSLSTAESEQHNVNGKKTGYKAATTTLEDDGKVSTYSLHTP